In a genomic window of Curtobacterium sp. MCBD17_035:
- a CDS encoding Gfo/Idh/MocA family oxidoreductase, with protein sequence MSLTFGMIGASTIGPSGLLEPAARRPDVRVARVAARRPGAAAEYARTWDIPRASEHYEDVLADADVDAVYIANAAAEHARWTIAALRAGKHVLCEKPIGVSGAEGRAIVAVAADSGRLVMEGFHYRFHPLFDALRTLVGDGRYGPLSSISSSVNGTRPYDPQSILHVAALGGGALLHNGVYAVHWSRLLFDAEPSEVTARQRWNPSGADSDTIATLRFPTGTTASIHCSFDQDDPVSLTLQLAGAEVTVTGPIVPHHGNSLRVIPRHGAPTMTTVAGGTSFDHQLDAFVRRVGAGVPDPSTAYGRGDDIVANLDVVDAIRRAARSGGTEPVDGDALDDAVPEAGRRNASRASF encoded by the coding sequence ATGTCATTGACGTTCGGGATGATCGGGGCGTCGACGATCGGTCCATCCGGGTTGCTCGAGCCTGCCGCACGTCGTCCGGACGTGCGCGTCGCGCGGGTCGCGGCGCGTCGCCCCGGGGCAGCCGCGGAGTACGCGCGGACGTGGGACATCCCGCGCGCGTCGGAGCACTACGAGGACGTCCTCGCCGACGCCGACGTCGACGCGGTGTACATAGCGAACGCCGCGGCCGAACACGCACGGTGGACGATCGCGGCGCTCCGCGCGGGCAAACACGTGTTGTGCGAAAAACCGATCGGTGTGAGCGGCGCCGAGGGTCGCGCGATCGTCGCCGTCGCGGCGGACTCGGGGCGGCTCGTCATGGAGGGGTTCCACTACCGCTTCCACCCGCTGTTCGACGCACTCCGGACGCTGGTCGGGGACGGCCGGTACGGGCCGCTCTCGTCGATCAGCTCATCTGTCAACGGCACCCGCCCGTACGATCCGCAGTCGATCCTGCACGTCGCCGCGCTCGGAGGCGGTGCCCTCCTCCACAACGGCGTGTACGCCGTGCACTGGTCGCGACTCCTGTTCGACGCGGAGCCGAGCGAGGTGACCGCCCGTCAGCGGTGGAACCCGAGCGGCGCGGACTCGGACACGATCGCGACGCTGCGCTTCCCCACGGGCACCACCGCCAGCATCCACTGCTCGTTCGACCAGGACGATCCGGTGTCCCTCACGCTCCAACTCGCGGGGGCCGAGGTGACGGTGACGGGACCGATCGTGCCGCACCACGGAAACAGCCTCCGTGTCATCCCCCGACACGGCGCTCCGACGATGACGACGGTCGCCGGCGGCACGAGCTTCGACCACCAGCTCGACGCCTTCGTCCGTCGTGTCGGTGCCGGCGTCCCCGATCCGAGCACGGCGTACGGGCGCGGCGACGACATCGTCGCGAACCTCGATGTGGTGGATGCCATCCGCCGAGCCGCACGGTCCGGAGGGACGGAGCCGGTCGACGGTGACGC
- a CDS encoding flagellar biosynthetic protein FliO — protein sequence MDTLVVALRVALSLGVVLALLWFVQRRVAKSTTGSSRGRGRRSAAVQVVARQGIGGKASVVVVDVEGERLVLGVTEQQVAVLASGTAPAASAAGSDAGSDAGSDATDPFRAVLAAQAAPSLPAAAQALTEEPESAAPVLRARPRNRRAAHIAVPTQQQLQGSILSADTWRQAAAAVRARRAG from the coding sequence GTGGACACCCTCGTCGTCGCCCTCCGGGTCGCGCTCTCCCTCGGCGTCGTGCTGGCCCTGCTCTGGTTCGTGCAGCGCCGCGTCGCGAAGAGCACGACCGGCTCGTCGCGTGGTCGCGGACGACGCTCGGCGGCGGTCCAGGTCGTCGCGCGCCAGGGGATCGGTGGCAAGGCCAGCGTCGTCGTCGTCGACGTCGAGGGTGAGCGGCTCGTCCTCGGTGTGACCGAGCAGCAGGTGGCCGTGCTCGCCTCCGGGACCGCGCCCGCTGCGTCGGCCGCGGGGTCCGACGCGGGGTCCGACGCGGGGTCCGACGCGACCGACCCGTTCCGGGCGGTCCTGGCGGCACAGGCTGCACCGTCCCTCCCGGCCGCCGCGCAGGCGCTCACCGAGGAGCCGGAGAGCGCCGCACCCGTCCTCCGGGCCCGCCCCCGCAACCGCCGCGCCGCGCACATCGCCGTGCCCACGCAGCAGCAGCTCCAGGGCTCGATCCTGTCGGCGGACACGTGGCGGCAGGCCGCCGCGGCCGTCCGCGCGAGGCGCGCCGGATGA
- the fliN gene encoding flagellar motor switch protein FliN: MTATITLQTSVAEALVGQLPTPTPLRATPLTPGAASGAAGQAGGAVVASFVGALSADLALVLLDLDGMTAAGGVDAPLVSVTDVVRPALEAAAGMLGVGVLGEAVRASAASLLLDPQTTVFELSAAGVPAGWFAIRIREDAPAAAAAAVASSISGNLGRINNVEMALTVEIGRTRMAVRDVLGLEPGAVVELDRSAGAPADVLLNGRLIAHGEVVVVDQDYAVRITKILDVAEGI; encoded by the coding sequence ATGACCGCCACCATCACCCTGCAGACCTCGGTCGCCGAGGCGCTCGTCGGTCAGCTCCCGACCCCCACGCCCCTGCGCGCCACCCCGCTCACGCCGGGAGCGGCGAGCGGTGCCGCCGGGCAGGCGGGCGGCGCGGTCGTCGCGTCGTTCGTCGGTGCCCTGTCGGCCGACCTCGCGCTCGTGCTCCTCGACCTCGACGGCATGACGGCCGCCGGCGGCGTCGACGCGCCGCTCGTCTCGGTGACGGACGTCGTCCGGCCAGCGCTCGAGGCGGCGGCCGGCATGCTCGGCGTGGGCGTGCTCGGCGAGGCCGTGCGCGCGTCCGCCGCGTCACTCCTGCTCGACCCCCAGACCACCGTGTTCGAGCTGAGCGCCGCGGGCGTCCCGGCGGGGTGGTTCGCCATCCGCATCCGCGAGGACGCACCCGCGGCCGCGGCCGCGGCCGTCGCCTCGTCGATCAGCGGCAACCTCGGCCGGATCAACAACGTCGAGATGGCGCTCACCGTCGAGATCGGTCGCACCCGCATGGCCGTCCGTGACGTCCTGGGCCTCGAGCCCGGGGCCGTCGTGGAACTCGACCGATCCGCCGGCGCACCGGCCGACGTGCTGCTCAACGGCCGCCTCATCGCGCACGGCGAGGTGGTCGTCGTCGACCAGGACTACGCCGTCCGCATCACGAAGATCCTCGACGTCGCCGAGGGGATCTGA
- a CDS encoding Gfo/Idh/MocA family oxidoreductase, with amino-acid sequence MTAPMRVGLVGVGTISAQYLADLPSLPGLRLTAVADVLEDRAAAVAAAAGVQALAVDDLLTSPDVDVVLNLTIPAAHASVATRAVAAGKHVYGEKPLALSTAEAAPVLEAAARAGVRVGSAPDTVLGTGIQTARAAIDDGLIGTPVGAAVAWSAPGHELWHPAPGFYYQPGGGPLFDMGPYSLSSLVTFLGPVARVSASATRSDRRRTIGTGPAAGTGIDVSVDTHVVAILEHVDGSVSTVTMSFEVWATRAPLFEVYGTAGTLGVPDPNRFSDPVSVFVAGSDAWRELPVAGGYADAGRGHGLADMAHAIATGRPHRASGALAFHVLDVMESITRAAVEHRVIEIASRVERPEPVPLGARPDTW; translated from the coding sequence ATGACCGCCCCGATGCGCGTCGGCCTGGTCGGCGTGGGCACCATCAGCGCCCAGTACCTCGCCGACCTGCCGTCCCTGCCCGGACTCCGGCTCACCGCCGTCGCGGACGTCCTGGAGGACCGTGCGGCTGCCGTCGCCGCCGCTGCGGGCGTGCAGGCACTCGCGGTCGACGACCTCCTGACCTCGCCCGACGTCGACGTGGTGCTCAACCTGACGATCCCCGCCGCACACGCGTCCGTGGCCACACGCGCCGTCGCGGCCGGCAAGCACGTGTACGGCGAGAAGCCGCTCGCGCTCTCGACCGCCGAGGCCGCCCCGGTGCTCGAGGCCGCCGCGCGCGCGGGCGTCCGGGTGGGCAGCGCCCCGGACACCGTGCTCGGTACCGGCATCCAGACCGCACGGGCCGCGATCGACGACGGGCTCATCGGCACACCCGTCGGTGCCGCCGTCGCCTGGAGCGCGCCCGGGCACGAGCTGTGGCACCCCGCGCCGGGGTTCTACTACCAGCCGGGCGGGGGTCCGCTCTTCGACATGGGTCCCTACTCCCTGTCGAGCCTCGTGACCTTCCTCGGCCCCGTCGCCCGGGTGAGCGCGAGTGCGACGCGATCGGACCGCCGGCGCACGATCGGTACGGGCCCGGCGGCCGGGACGGGCATCGACGTGTCGGTCGACACCCACGTCGTCGCGATCCTCGAGCACGTCGACGGCAGCGTCTCGACCGTCACGATGTCGTTCGAGGTCTGGGCGACCCGCGCACCCCTGTTCGAGGTGTACGGCACCGCGGGCACGCTGGGTGTGCCCGACCCCAACCGCTTCTCGGACCCCGTGTCGGTGTTCGTCGCCGGGAGCGACGCGTGGCGGGAGCTCCCGGTCGCCGGCGGGTACGCCGACGCGGGCCGCGGTCACGGCCTCGCGGACATGGCCCACGCGATCGCCACCGGCCGGCCGCACCGGGCCTCCGGCGCGCTCGCGTTCCACGTGCTCGACGTGATGGAGTCGATCACCCGTGCCGCCGTCGAGCACCGCGTCATCGAGATCGCGTCGCGCGTCGAGCGACCGGAGCCCGTCCCGCTGGGAGCGCGTCCCGACACCTGGTGA
- a CDS encoding flagellar FlbD family protein, translating to MIVVTRLNDSRFAVNPDLVERIQESPDTTLIMVDGAKYIVQESMAEVIDMIAAYRARIIAIASGVADDTASSVNTTGPQPVLAPVSDIAAPRTSEGRR from the coding sequence ATGATCGTCGTCACGCGACTCAACGACAGCAGATTCGCTGTCAACCCGGATCTCGTGGAACGCATCCAGGAGAGCCCGGACACCACCCTCATCATGGTGGACGGCGCGAAGTACATCGTGCAGGAGTCGATGGCCGAGGTCATCGACATGATCGCCGCGTACCGCGCCCGGATCATCGCGATCGCCTCCGGCGTGGCCGACGACACGGCCTCGAGCGTGAACACGACGGGCCCGCAGCCGGTCCTCGCGCCGGTGTCCGACATCGCCGCACCGCGCACGTCCGAGGGGCGGCGCTGA
- a CDS encoding MotA/TolQ/ExbB proton channel family protein codes for MDLATIIGVLLAFGALFGMVSMEHVEISGLIIPAPMVLVFGATLACGLAGTTLKDAIANLKAIPTAFTGKVVPPASVIEDVVGLAETARTNGLLSLEQEADKHDDPFLKKALQNIADGTDGEELRILLEDEIESNASTLRNASKFFMGLGGYAPTVGIIGTVVSLTHVLANLSKPDELGPLIASAFVATLWGLLSANFLWLPIGGKLKKLADLEVARQTLLMEGLLAVQAGSQPRLLGERLRAMVPPSARGDAAPAKGAKGKGKGAADDEALAA; via the coding sequence GTGGACCTCGCGACGATCATCGGCGTCCTGCTCGCGTTCGGGGCGCTCTTCGGCATGGTCTCGATGGAGCACGTCGAGATCTCCGGACTCATCATCCCCGCCCCGATGGTGCTCGTGTTCGGCGCGACGCTCGCCTGTGGCCTCGCCGGAACCACGCTCAAGGACGCCATCGCGAACCTCAAGGCGATCCCGACCGCGTTCACCGGCAAGGTCGTGCCCCCGGCATCGGTGATCGAGGACGTCGTCGGTCTGGCTGAGACGGCGCGGACGAACGGCCTGCTGTCGCTCGAGCAGGAGGCCGACAAGCACGACGACCCGTTCCTCAAGAAGGCGCTCCAGAACATCGCGGACGGCACCGACGGCGAGGAGCTCCGGATCCTCCTCGAGGACGAGATCGAGTCGAACGCATCGACCCTGCGGAACGCGAGCAAGTTCTTCATGGGACTCGGCGGATACGCCCCGACGGTCGGCATCATCGGCACCGTCGTCAGCCTGACCCACGTGCTCGCGAACCTGTCGAAGCCGGACGAGCTCGGGCCGCTCATCGCGTCGGCGTTCGTGGCGACGCTCTGGGGCCTGCTCAGTGCGAACTTCCTGTGGCTGCCGATCGGCGGCAAGCTCAAGAAGCTCGCCGACCTCGAGGTGGCTCGACAGACGCTGCTCATGGAGGGCCTCCTGGCCGTGCAGGCGGGCAGTCAGCCGCGCCTGCTCGGCGAGCGGCTCCGCGCCATGGTGCCGCCGTCGGCCCGCGGTGACGCGGCTCCGGCCAAGGGCGCCAAGGGCAAGGGCAAGGGCGCCGCCGACGACGAAGCGCTGGCGGCCTGA
- a CDS encoding glutamate--cysteine ligase — protein MRTMGVEEELLLVDGETGEPVPLADEVLGWRTRLQGSRAHGSLTGEMQLEMLETVSSVHNRLSALEQEVLANRGTVDAIAALEGARVAALASAPLPTRPHARDTPRYRTMLDRYGALPRRSLSCGLHVHVGIESEDEGVAVLDRIRTWTPVLIALTANSPFHDGEDTGHASYRSIEWTRWPSAGPMERFGSVARYNAVEQAMLGTGALLDAGMLYLDARLSRSFPTVEVRVADVPLDPAVTAMIAGIVRAMVDTAAADWRNGVPAPDAPACAVRLANWRAALEGLEGELVDPVTGRAAEARTVIGMLLERLGPALRANGDEQFVERGIAEVLAHGTGAQRQRAEYARTGDLGAVVRSAVLETQGRNRSGTIDLEEPDPSATPHRASRPRTATA, from the coding sequence ATGCGAACCATGGGTGTCGAGGAAGAACTGCTGCTGGTCGATGGCGAGACCGGCGAGCCCGTGCCCCTGGCCGACGAGGTCCTCGGCTGGCGGACCCGGCTGCAGGGGTCACGCGCCCACGGTTCCCTGACGGGCGAGATGCAGCTCGAGATGCTGGAGACCGTGTCGTCGGTGCACAACCGGCTGTCGGCGCTCGAGCAGGAGGTGCTCGCGAACCGCGGCACGGTCGACGCGATCGCGGCGCTCGAGGGTGCCCGGGTCGCCGCACTCGCGAGCGCGCCGCTCCCGACGCGACCGCACGCCCGGGACACACCGCGGTACCGGACGATGCTCGACCGCTACGGAGCGCTGCCCCGTCGGAGCCTGTCCTGCGGGCTGCACGTGCACGTCGGCATCGAGTCCGAGGACGAGGGCGTCGCCGTGCTGGACCGGATCCGCACCTGGACACCGGTCCTCATCGCCCTCACCGCGAACTCCCCGTTCCACGACGGCGAGGACACCGGGCACGCGAGCTACCGGAGCATCGAGTGGACGCGGTGGCCCTCCGCCGGGCCGATGGAGCGGTTCGGATCCGTCGCCCGGTACAACGCCGTCGAGCAGGCGATGCTCGGCACCGGTGCCCTGCTCGATGCGGGCATGCTCTACCTCGACGCTCGGCTGTCGCGGTCGTTCCCGACGGTCGAGGTGCGCGTCGCGGACGTGCCGCTCGACCCGGCGGTGACGGCGATGATCGCGGGCATCGTGCGGGCGATGGTCGACACCGCCGCGGCGGACTGGCGCAACGGCGTGCCCGCCCCGGACGCTCCCGCGTGCGCGGTTCGACTGGCGAACTGGCGGGCGGCACTCGAGGGACTGGAGGGCGAACTCGTCGACCCGGTCACGGGACGTGCGGCGGAGGCGCGCACGGTCATCGGGATGCTCCTCGAGCGCCTCGGCCCGGCGCTCCGCGCGAACGGTGACGAGCAGTTCGTCGAGCGGGGCATCGCCGAGGTCCTCGCGCACGGCACGGGTGCCCAGCGGCAGCGCGCCGAGTACGCGCGGACGGGCGATCTCGGCGCCGTGGTGCGGAGCGCGGTGCTCGAGACGCAGGGACGCAACCGCTCCGGGACGATCGACCTCGAGGAGCCGGACCCATCCGCAACCCCGCACCGGGCCTCCCGGCCGAGGACCGCGACCGCCTGA
- a CDS encoding flagellar motor switch protein FliM, whose product MTDLLAQRAVASPRDDHGGDQRAHDDAQVEVVDFRRPTTLAREQSRVLELAFETFARQWGTQLTAKVRVLSQVTCEQVQVLTYDEYAASLPPLTAMVLLTIEDVSAKGVLQFPLTSVLTWVSHMLGAARPLPAPERTFTPIEQALVRKLVEDALDDLRYSLGTLLVQPIGVGSFQWNSQFAQAATKSDLMLVASFDIRVGERIAPATLAIPLEVVLPQLGESNPTVTTADPRELLDAQIANVPVGVSLQLAPAVVRPAVVLGLAVGDVVPLPHPQHRPLTLTVDGEPIGTAAVGANGSRLAGVVVATTPAAAGAHARTPNTERAS is encoded by the coding sequence GTGACCGACCTCCTCGCCCAGCGCGCCGTGGCGTCCCCCCGCGACGACCACGGTGGGGACCAGCGTGCGCACGACGACGCCCAGGTCGAGGTGGTGGACTTCCGTCGACCGACGACCCTCGCCCGTGAGCAGTCCCGCGTGCTCGAGCTCGCGTTCGAGACGTTCGCGCGGCAGTGGGGCACCCAGTTGACCGCGAAGGTCCGGGTGCTCTCCCAGGTCACCTGCGAGCAGGTGCAGGTGCTGACGTACGACGAGTACGCCGCGTCGCTGCCGCCGCTCACCGCGATGGTGCTGCTGACGATCGAGGACGTGAGCGCCAAGGGCGTCCTGCAGTTCCCGCTCACCTCGGTGCTCACGTGGGTCAGTCACATGCTCGGAGCGGCCCGACCGCTGCCGGCCCCCGAGCGCACCTTCACCCCGATCGAGCAGGCGCTCGTGCGCAAACTCGTCGAGGACGCGCTCGACGACCTCCGCTACTCGCTCGGCACGCTCCTCGTGCAGCCGATCGGGGTCGGCTCGTTCCAGTGGAACAGCCAGTTCGCGCAGGCGGCCACGAAGAGCGACCTCATGCTCGTCGCGTCGTTCGACATCCGCGTGGGGGAGCGCATCGCGCCGGCCACCCTGGCGATCCCGCTCGAGGTCGTCCTGCCGCAGCTCGGCGAGTCGAACCCGACGGTGACGACGGCCGATCCGCGCGAACTCCTCGACGCGCAGATCGCGAACGTGCCGGTCGGGGTCTCGCTGCAGCTCGCCCCGGCGGTCGTGCGTCCGGCCGTCGTCCTCGGCCTCGCGGTCGGCGACGTCGTGCCGCTCCCGCACCCGCAGCACCGTCCGCTGACCCTGACGGTCGACGGCGAGCCGATCGGCACGGCGGCGGTCGGCGCGAACGGCTCACGTCTCGCCGGCGTCGTCGTCGCCACCACGCCCGCCGCCGCCGGCGCCCACGCACGCACTCCGAACACCGAAAGGGCGTCATGA
- a CDS encoding glycoside hydrolase produces the protein MTADDALGSIDLPGTPRLVGAPWGDTSRRGRPYAKDPSVIRFGGRYLLYCSLPSGSDDVAEGWSVAVAESDDLVSWRTVAVLPPFGDYDATGAAAPGAVVLDGRVHLFFQTYGRGREDAICHAVSDDGIAFTPNPENPVFAPSGDWTCGRAIDADLVATDEHLVLAWVTRDPEMRIQMLGTARAPLDSAFGRADWEQLSVDGPALAPELPWEQECIEAPALRWDGTTFTMFYAGAYNNCPQQIGWATSTDARTWTRGADEPLIPAGPGGAWNHSESGHPGFLADGPDAGVLFFQANADDGHTWRIGATRVSFDGATPRVEFHGEAAR, from the coding sequence ATGACCGCTGACGACGCACTCGGGTCCATCGACCTCCCCGGCACCCCTCGACTGGTGGGCGCACCGTGGGGTGACACCTCGCGGCGGGGCCGCCCGTACGCGAAGGACCCGTCGGTGATCCGGTTCGGTGGCCGCTACCTGCTCTACTGCTCCTTGCCGTCCGGGTCCGACGACGTCGCCGAGGGCTGGTCGGTCGCCGTGGCCGAGAGCGACGACCTCGTGTCCTGGCGCACCGTCGCCGTCCTGCCGCCGTTCGGCGACTACGACGCGACGGGCGCCGCCGCCCCCGGTGCGGTCGTGCTCGACGGACGCGTGCACCTGTTCTTCCAGACCTACGGCCGTGGTCGCGAGGACGCGATCTGCCACGCCGTGAGCGACGACGGCATCGCCTTCACGCCGAACCCCGAGAACCCGGTCTTCGCGCCGTCGGGCGACTGGACGTGCGGACGTGCGATCGACGCCGACCTCGTGGCGACCGACGAGCACCTCGTGCTCGCCTGGGTCACGCGCGACCCGGAGATGCGGATCCAGATGCTCGGCACCGCTCGCGCGCCCCTCGACAGCGCCTTCGGCAGGGCGGACTGGGAGCAGCTGTCGGTCGACGGTCCCGCGCTGGCACCGGAACTGCCGTGGGAGCAGGAGTGCATCGAAGCGCCGGCGCTGCGCTGGGACGGCACGACGTTCACGATGTTCTACGCGGGCGCGTACAACAACTGCCCGCAGCAGATCGGCTGGGCGACGAGCACGGACGCGCGGACGTGGACGCGGGGTGCCGACGAGCCGCTGATCCCGGCGGGTCCGGGCGGCGCCTGGAACCACAGCGAGTCCGGACATCCCGGGTTCCTCGCCGACGGCCCCGACGCCGGGGTCCTGTTCTTCCAGGCGAACGCGGACGACGGGCACACGTGGCGGATCGGCGCGACACGGGTGTCGTTCGACGGTGCGACTCCGCGCGTCGAGTTCCACGGGGAGGCCGCGCGATGA
- a CDS encoding sulfite exporter TauE/SafE family protein, with translation MTTAVFLFVAGVAAGVIGTAGGITSLVAYPALLAVGIPPLAANVTNSVALLGSGAGSALRARGDLVGHAPTVRRWLPVTVVVSTAGAALLLATPSHVFDRIVPFLVAAGSALLLVQPWIDRRRTATTMARPVAAASVAGVSLYNGYFGAGSGVLMIAVLLLDGEPVLHRANALKNVLLLAGDIVPAVLFALSGTVTWAAVWPLGLGALIGGLIGPSVARRVPQSVLRVAIAVCGFVLAGYLLVAA, from the coding sequence GTGACGACCGCGGTGTTCCTGTTCGTGGCCGGTGTCGCCGCGGGCGTCATCGGCACCGCGGGCGGCATCACGTCGCTCGTGGCGTACCCGGCCCTGCTCGCCGTGGGCATCCCGCCCCTCGCCGCGAACGTGACGAACTCAGTGGCCCTGCTCGGCAGCGGGGCGGGATCGGCCCTCCGCGCGCGGGGCGACCTGGTCGGGCACGCGCCGACCGTCCGGCGGTGGCTGCCGGTCACGGTCGTCGTGTCGACCGCGGGCGCGGCCCTGCTGCTCGCGACGCCGTCGCACGTGTTCGACCGCATCGTCCCGTTCCTCGTCGCCGCGGGGTCCGCCCTGCTGCTCGTGCAACCGTGGATCGACCGCCGACGGACGGCGACGACGATGGCGCGCCCGGTCGCCGCGGCGAGCGTCGCCGGCGTCTCGCTCTACAACGGGTACTTCGGGGCGGGCTCCGGGGTCCTCATGATCGCCGTGCTGCTGCTCGACGGCGAACCCGTCCTGCACCGTGCGAACGCGCTGAAGAACGTGTTGCTCCTCGCTGGTGACATCGTGCCCGCCGTGCTGTTCGCCCTCTCCGGGACGGTCACGTGGGCCGCGGTGTGGCCCCTCGGCCTCGGCGCGCTCATCGGCGGGCTGATCGGTCCGAGCGTCGCACGGCGTGTCCCGCAGTCCGTGCTCCGTGTCGCCATCGCGGTGTGCGGGTTCGTGCTCGCCGGGTACCTGCTCGTCGCGGCATGA
- a CDS encoding flagellar motor protein MotB, protein MAGRGRGRRGHGGGGHDDDDHPDERWMASYMDMITVLMCMFLVLFAMSQVDQQKFIALKDSLATGFGQVQKQKVDTASGTVVKPDEVTKKDGKGYALSKSDAEHSSAASGTANSNADGTSADPSAVAVPAAAPTPNTAVAKASKADVEAAKKELDDLKAIEAAIKKNLTAEGKTANVQFDLDARGLTVRLVGSETYFATNSADLSDEARAVMDAIAPVLKSSGHDISVEGHADQRNSTAPYATNWELSAARATGVLRDLVERGGLPADHVQSVGFGSSRPLSKGSTDADLALNRRVDIVVLSNQDQDVSALMPAIAAAQDAAHRGETAGTTAPTTAEGDG, encoded by the coding sequence GTGGCTGGCAGAGGGCGAGGGCGCCGCGGTCACGGCGGCGGCGGACACGATGACGACGACCACCCGGACGAGCGCTGGATGGCGTCGTACATGGACATGATCACCGTGCTCATGTGCATGTTCCTGGTCCTGTTCGCGATGTCGCAGGTCGACCAGCAGAAGTTCATCGCGCTCAAGGACTCGCTCGCGACCGGCTTCGGCCAGGTGCAGAAGCAGAAGGTCGACACGGCGTCCGGCACGGTCGTCAAGCCCGACGAGGTGACGAAGAAGGACGGCAAGGGCTACGCGCTGTCGAAGTCCGATGCGGAGCACTCGAGTGCGGCGAGCGGCACGGCGAACAGCAACGCGGACGGCACGAGCGCCGACCCGAGCGCGGTCGCGGTCCCCGCGGCGGCCCCGACGCCGAACACCGCCGTGGCGAAGGCGAGCAAGGCGGACGTCGAGGCGGCGAAGAAGGAGCTCGACGACCTGAAGGCGATCGAGGCCGCGATCAAGAAGAACCTGACGGCCGAGGGCAAGACCGCGAACGTGCAGTTCGACCTCGACGCCCGCGGGCTGACGGTCCGGCTGGTCGGGAGCGAGACGTACTTCGCCACCAACAGCGCGGACCTGTCGGACGAGGCCCGGGCGGTCATGGACGCGATCGCCCCGGTCCTCAAGAGCAGCGGCCACGACATCAGCGTCGAGGGGCACGCCGACCAGCGGAACTCGACCGCGCCCTACGCCACGAACTGGGAGCTGTCCGCGGCCCGCGCGACCGGCGTGCTCCGGGATCTCGTCGAGCGCGGAGGCCTGCCGGCCGACCACGTGCAGAGCGTCGGGTTCGGGTCGAGCCGGCCGCTGTCCAAGGGGTCGACCGACGCCGACCTCGCGCTGAACCGTCGCGTCGACATCGTCGTGCTGTCGAACCAGGACCAGGACGTCAGCGCGCTCATGCCGGCCATCGCGGCTGCGCAGGACGCGGCGCATCGGGGCGAGACGGCGGGGACCACGGCGCCGACGACCGCGGAGGGCGATGGGTAG
- the fliP gene encoding flagellar type III secretion system pore protein FliP (The bacterial flagellar biogenesis protein FliP forms a type III secretion system (T3SS)-type pore required for flagellar assembly.) gives MTLVPGGRTPLRPLVLAPGVGREARSSRARAVRVARIAVLVFLGLAAVVGFLMLTAGGAHAAGVVGPTAPAAPTAPATPSTNGGLDVSVNGPDGTPSSAVVTLVGITLLSVAPALLLMMTSFTKIFVVLSMTRNALGLQSIPPNQVIAGLALFLSLFIMGPIIGHINDDALQPYLAGHIDFQHAVDVGSAPLRKFMLHQTRQEDLALMTRAAGRPNPKNEAAVGMTTLVPAFMISELRSAFIIGFVIFLPFLVIDLVVSAALQSMGMMMLPPVMISLPFKVLLFVLVDGWGLIIKSLIESYQVVS, from the coding sequence ATGACGCTCGTCCCCGGCGGACGCACCCCGCTGCGTCCGCTCGTCCTCGCGCCCGGCGTCGGCCGGGAGGCCCGGAGCAGCCGAGCCCGCGCGGTCCGGGTCGCACGCATCGCCGTCCTGGTCTTCCTCGGTCTCGCAGCGGTCGTCGGCTTCCTCATGCTCACCGCTGGCGGCGCGCACGCCGCCGGCGTGGTCGGGCCGACCGCACCCGCGGCCCCCACCGCGCCCGCGACCCCGTCGACGAACGGCGGCCTCGACGTGTCCGTGAACGGGCCGGACGGCACCCCCTCGTCGGCGGTCGTCACCCTCGTCGGCATCACGCTGCTCAGCGTCGCACCCGCGTTGCTGCTCATGATGACGTCGTTCACGAAGATCTTCGTCGTCCTGTCGATGACCCGGAACGCGCTCGGACTGCAGTCGATCCCGCCGAACCAGGTGATCGCCGGGCTCGCCCTGTTCCTGTCCCTGTTCATCATGGGGCCGATCATCGGGCACATCAACGACGACGCCCTGCAGCCGTACCTCGCCGGGCACATCGACTTCCAGCACGCCGTGGACGTCGGCAGTGCGCCCCTGCGGAAGTTCATGCTCCACCAGACGCGGCAGGAGGACCTGGCGTTGATGACCCGCGCGGCCGGCCGGCCCAACCCGAAGAACGAGGCCGCGGTGGGGATGACGACGTTGGTCCCGGCGTTCATGATCTCGGAGCTCCGCAGCGCGTTCATCATCGGGTTCGTCATCTTCCTCCCGTTCCTCGTCATCGACCTCGTCGTGTCCGCGGCGCTCCAGTCGATGGGCATGATGATGCTGCCGCCGGTGATGATCTCGCTGCCGTTCAAGGTGCTGCTCTTCGTGCTCGTCGACGGCTGGGGACTCATCATCAAGTCGCTCATCGAGAGCTACCAGGTGGTGTCGTGA